CCGTCTTCCAACCATCCGCGCCTGATCACCAAGCTCGTCGAGATCCGCGAGCGCGGCGGCAAGGTCATCGTGATCAACCCGGTCCGCGAGCTGGGACTCGTACGGTTCAAGATCCCCTCGCGGCCTGGGTCGCTCCTGTTCGGGTCCACGGTCTCCGACTTCTACCTCCAGCCGCACGTGGGTGCCGACATCGCGTGCCTGAAGGCACTCTTGAAAGGAGTCGTCGAGCAGGGAGGCGTCGATCGCGACTTCGTGCACGACCGCGTCCACGGCTTCGAGGCGGTCGAGGCGGACGTCCGCGAGACATCGTGGGAAACGCTCCTTCAGGCGAGCGGCCTCGCGCGAGAGGCGGTCGACCGGGCCGTCGAGGCGATGGTCTGCGCCCAGCGCGGCGTCGTCCTGTGGGCGATGGGGCTCACCCATCACGAGCATGGCGTCCAGAACGTGATCGCCCTCGCCAACGTCGCCATCGCGCGGGGCTGGCTGGGCCGCGAAGGGTGCGGGCTCCTGCCGATCCGCGGCCACAGCAACGTGCAGGGGGTCGGCTCGGTCGGATTCGCGCCGGCGCTCAAGGCCGGCTTCGCGAAGAAGATGGAAGAGGTGTACGGCATCGCTCCCTCCGCTGAGGCCGGCCTCGATACCTTCGGGTCGATGGAGGCGGCGGACGCTGGGAAGATGCGCGTCGCCGTGCTCCTCGGCGGGAACCTGTTCGGCGCCAATCCCGACCGCGCATGGGCCGCAAGGTCGCTCCAGCGGATCGGCACCACGTGTTACATCACGACGAAACTCAATGAAGGGCACGTCCACGGCCGCGGGCGGCAGAACGTCGTGCTTCCGGTCCTGGCGCGCGACGAGGAGAAGCAAGCCACGACTCAGGAGAGCATGTTCAATTACATCCGGTTGTCCGAAGGCGGTGCTCCGTCCCCCGGCCCGGAAGTGAAGAGCGAGGTCGAGGTGATCTGCGCCCTCGCCGCCCGGGTCCTCCAGCCGGGGCCGTTCCCGTTCGCCACGATGACCAGCCACGAGGCGGTGCGCCACGCCATCGCCGCGGTCGTCCCCGGCTTCGCCGCCATCGCGGAGATCGGGACAACGAAGAGCGAGTTCCACGTCGACGGCCGGACCTTCCACGACCCGGTGTTCGCGACCGCCGACGGGCGCGCCCACGCGTTCGTGCCGTCCCTGCCTTCGTTCGCCCCCGGTCCCGGCGAGTTCCGCCTCATGACGCTCCGGAGCGAGGGCCAGTTCAATACGGTCGTCTACGAGGACGAAGACCTCTACCGCGGCACGACGCGGCGCGACGTCGTCATGATGGCGCCCGACGACGGCGCGGCGCTTGGCCTCCGCGAGAACGACCCTGTCGACGTCGTGACCGAGCTGGGCCGGATGCGTGTCGTCGCGGCGTTCATCGACATCGTGCCCGGGAACATCGCGATGTACTACCCCGAGGCGAACGCGATCGTCCCGCGGCGCGTCGACCGCGAGTCGGGAACGCCCGCGTTCAAGAGCATCGTCGCGCGGCTCGTCCCCGCTCCCGCATGAGCCGCCGCTTCGACCTCGTCGCCTTCGACGTCGACGGCACGCTGATCCACCACCCCGAGGACAAGACCGTCTGGGAGGTCTTCAACCTCAAGTTCACGGGGAGCGACGACCAGAACGCCGAGCGCTGGGAACAGTACCGCCAGGGCAAGCTCTCGTATGCCGAATGGGTCGCCCTCGACGTCGAAGGGTGGCAAAAGGCCGGCGCCACCAGGGACGTCCTGGCGGGCAGTCTCGACGGGCTCTCGCTCGTCCGGGGCGCGCGGGAGACCCTCGCCGAGCTGAAGGGGCGCGGAATGCGCCTCGCCGTGATCTCGGGGACGCTCGATCTCCTCCTCGAGTGCCTCTTCCCGGACCATCCGTTCGACGAGATCTACACGAACCGGCTCGTCTTCGACGACGCCGGCCGGATCTCCCACTGGCACGCGACACCGTTCGACATGGAAGGCAAGGGGGTCGCCCTCCGCGCGATCGCCCTCCGGGAGAACATCCCGCTCGAGCGCTGCGCGTTCGTCGGCGACCACGCGAACGATCTCGCGGCGGTCAAGCTGGCCGGCTTCTCGGTCGCGTTCAACCCGAAGAGCACCGAGCTCGAAGCCGCGGCCTCCGCCGTCGTGCGGTCGTCCGACCTGCGCGACGTCCTTCCGCACCTCTCGTAGACATCGCGCGTCGCCTCACGAGGTTTTCAGCGACGAAAGTGTCGGTCATCGTTCGCGTGTGTAGCGGGGTTATCGCGTAGGCGTGTGAACCGGTTCGAAACGGTGATCGCAAAGGGTGCCGGCGGCGCGCCTTTCCCTCGGCGCCGATGGCGTAAAAAGCTCATAAGTTGGCGCTCGTTACATATATGCATTTCTATAAAATGGCATATGCGTTGCTCTTCTCTCCAGGCGTGGCGCGAGTGAACGCGTCGCCAGGAGGGAGGGATCATGAGAAGCGCAGGCGTTCTCCGGCTCGCGATGGCGGTGACGTTCGCCGTGAGTCTTGGACACGCCGAAGACCCGGTGGTGAAGTTCGAGGTGCCCCAGGCGTTCCGCGTCGGGTCGCACGAGTACGCGAGCGGCACGATCTCGGTGCGCCCGCTTCGCGATTACAACCCGACGACCGCGCTCCTCGAGGTGCGCGTGAACGACCAGTGCATCGGGATGATGTCGGCGCGCCGCGACGCGTCGACGGACCGGGCGTCGCGGACGGAAGCGCTGTTCACGCGCGACGACGAGGGCAGGCTCGTCATGACCGGCTTCCGCTCGACCGGCACGACGTTCCGCTTCCAGGAGCCGGCGGTCGCGCAGGCGTCGGCGCCGACGGCGGCTCTCATCGGGTCGAATTGATCGATGCCGCTCGCAGGATCGCGCAGACCGATTTCGCGTCGACGATCGCGCCGCTCGTCGCCTGGCGCACCGCCTCGGCGAGCGGCAGCGGCTCGACGGTGAGGACCTCGTCGGGCTCGAGCGAGGCCGGCACGGGCGTGAGGTCGCGCGCCAGGTAGAGCCAGATCTTCTCGTCGCTGTAGCCCGGCGTGACCCAGATCCAGCCGAGCGGCACCATCTCCCCGGCGCGGAATCCCGCCTCCTCCTCGACCTCGCGGCGCGCGCACGCCTCGGGCGATTCGCCCGGGTGGTCGAGCTTGCCCGCCGGAACTTCGAGAAGCCACGACGCGGTCGCGTGACGGTACTGGCGAACGAGGATGACCCGGCCGTCCGCGTCGATCGGGACCGCCGCCGCGGCGCCCCGGTGGTGGACGATCTCGAGCGAGACCGTCTCGTCGTTCGGAAGGCGCACGCGCTCGACCGCGAGCGTCACGATCCGGCCGGAGTAGACCGTTTCGCGCGAAAGGACCTCGGATTCGGGCATCGGGGACCTCCTGCGCGATAATACCGGCTTTGGGCGGAGCCCCCATGCCGCAGCCGATCTACCTCGATTACAACGCCTCGACGCCGCTCGCGCCCGAGGTGCTCGACGCGATGACCGCGGTCTTTCGCGACGTCCACGGCAACGCCCTCTCGACCCACGCGTTCGGCGCCGCCGCGCGCGACGTCGTCGAGCGCGCACGCTCCGAGGTCGCCGCGACGATCGGCGCGTCGGCCGACGAGATCGTCTTCACGAGCGGCGGCACCGAGTCGAACAACGCGGCGGTCTACGGGGTCGCCGAGGCGCTCGCCTCGCGCGGGCGGCACATCGTCATCACCGCGATCGAGCACGCCTCGATCGAGCAGTGCTGCCAGGTGCTCGAGCGGCGCGGCTGGGCCGTCTCTCGCGTCCCGGTCGACCCGCAGGGCCAGATCGATCCGCGCAGCGTCGAGGTCGCGATCCGGCCGGACACCGTGCTCGTCTCGGTGATGCACGCCAACAACGAGACCGGCGTGATCCAGCCGGTCGCCGCGGCCGCGCGCGCGGCTCACGCGGCGGGGATCCCGGTCCACACCGACGCCGCGCAGTCGATGGGCAAGATCAAGGTCGACGTGGCCGAGCTCGACGCCGACCTGCTCACGATCGCCGGGCACAAGCTCTACGCCCCCCAGGGCGTCGGGGCGCTCTACCTGAAGCGAGGCACCCCGTTCGAGCCGCTCGTGCGCGGCGCCGGGCACCAGGCGAACCGGCGGTCGGGCACGGAGAACGTCGCCCTCTCCGCCGCGCTCGGTACGGCGTGCGCTCTCGCCGGGCGGGAGCTCGAGCTCAGGCGCTCGCACCTCCAGGCGATGCGCGACCGGCTCGAGACGCGCCTGCGCTCCGCCCTCCCGTCGCTCGTCGTCCACGGCGGCGGCGCGCCGCGACTGCCGAACACGCTCTACGCGGCCTTCCCCGGCTGCGACGCGCAGGAGCTCCTGAGCCGGCTCGACGGCGTCGCGACCGGCTCCGGCGCCGCGTGCCACAGCGGGAAGACGACGCCCTCGAAGGTGCTCCTCGCGATGGGCGTGCGCCCGGAGATCGCGACCGCGACCCTGCGCCTGACGACCGGCCGCGGGACGACGGAGGCCGAGATCGACGCCGTCGCGGAGCGCCTCGTCGCGGCGGTGAAAGCGCTCATCGCGGAATCGACGACGTGAGCCGCGAGGTCTTCCACGACGGCGAGCGGTCGCTGCGCATCCGCTTCTCGTTCGACCGCCGCCTCGTCGATCTCGTCAAGTCGCTGACGCGCCGCCGGTGGTTGGCCGAGGACAAG
This portion of the Candidatus Polarisedimenticolaceae bacterium genome encodes:
- a CDS encoding FdhF/YdeP family oxidoreductase; amino-acid sequence: MPKPRVSAAGGFAALAYTWKKGREAGGVAKLYKRMRSKNACKTCAYGMGGQQGGMVNELGSFPEVCKKSLQAQAGDMQAPLTEEFFRKHSIAELETWSSLQMEAAGRLVFPIAWQKGDTHFRRVDWQTALDRVGAELAAAPREATFFYGSGRSSNEAAFLMQTLARAYGTANINNCSYYCHQASGVALSRVVGSGTSTFVLDDLEKTELAIVAGANPSSNHPRLITKLVEIRERGGKVIVINPVRELGLVRFKIPSRPGSLLFGSTVSDFYLQPHVGADIACLKALLKGVVEQGGVDRDFVHDRVHGFEAVEADVRETSWETLLQASGLAREAVDRAVEAMVCAQRGVVLWAMGLTHHEHGVQNVIALANVAIARGWLGREGCGLLPIRGHSNVQGVGSVGFAPALKAGFAKKMEEVYGIAPSAEAGLDTFGSMEAADAGKMRVAVLLGGNLFGANPDRAWAARSLQRIGTTCYITTKLNEGHVHGRGRQNVVLPVLARDEEKQATTQESMFNYIRLSEGGAPSPGPEVKSEVEVICALAARVLQPGPFPFATMTSHEAVRHAIAAVVPGFAAIAEIGTTKSEFHVDGRTFHDPVFATADGRAHAFVPSLPSFAPGPGEFRLMTLRSEGQFNTVVYEDEDLYRGTTRRDVVMMAPDDGAALGLRENDPVDVVTELGRMRVVAAFIDIVPGNIAMYYPEANAIVPRRVDRESGTPAFKSIVARLVPAPA
- a CDS encoding HAD family phosphatase, encoding MSRRFDLVAFDVDGTLIHHPEDKTVWEVFNLKFTGSDDQNAERWEQYRQGKLSYAEWVALDVEGWQKAGATRDVLAGSLDGLSLVRGARETLAELKGRGMRLAVISGTLDLLLECLFPDHPFDEIYTNRLVFDDAGRISHWHATPFDMEGKGVALRAIALRENIPLERCAFVGDHANDLAAVKLAGFSVAFNPKSTELEAAASAVVRSSDLRDVLPHLS
- a CDS encoding NUDIX hydrolase, translating into MPESEVLSRETVYSGRIVTLAVERVRLPNDETVSLEIVHHRGAAAAVPIDADGRVILVRQYRHATASWLLEVPAGKLDHPGESPEACARREVEEEAGFRAGEMVPLGWIWVTPGYSDEKIWLYLARDLTPVPASLEPDEVLTVEPLPLAEAVRQATSGAIVDAKSVCAILRAASINSTR
- a CDS encoding cysteine desulfurase family protein is translated as MPQPIYLDYNASTPLAPEVLDAMTAVFRDVHGNALSTHAFGAAARDVVERARSEVAATIGASADEIVFTSGGTESNNAAVYGVAEALASRGRHIVITAIEHASIEQCCQVLERRGWAVSRVPVDPQGQIDPRSVEVAIRPDTVLVSVMHANNETGVIQPVAAAARAAHAAGIPVHTDAAQSMGKIKVDVAELDADLLTIAGHKLYAPQGVGALYLKRGTPFEPLVRGAGHQANRRSGTENVALSAALGTACALAGRELELRRSHLQAMRDRLETRLRSALPSLVVHGGGAPRLPNTLYAAFPGCDAQELLSRLDGVATGSGAACHSGKTTPSKVLLAMGVRPEIATATLRLTTGRGTTEAEIDAVAERLVAAVKALIAESTT